The proteins below are encoded in one region of Micromonospora pisi:
- a CDS encoding SigE family RNA polymerase sigma factor → MKHRPAGTASDAEHDFRIFVQGIAASLHRTAYLLCGDWYLADDLVQEALAKAYSHWRKVQRVDNPSAYVRRILINESRNVWRRNRNITVQPDADMTDIAVADMSDEVVNRAELLQALQSLPVRQRATVVLRFLEGLSERETAAALGCSEGTVKSQTSRALIKLKSVLNRGDI, encoded by the coding sequence ATGAAGCACCGACCAGCCGGGACGGCGAGCGACGCGGAGCACGATTTTCGGATTTTCGTCCAGGGGATCGCCGCATCGTTGCACCGCACGGCGTACCTGCTGTGCGGGGACTGGTACCTAGCCGACGACCTCGTCCAAGAGGCCCTGGCGAAGGCGTACAGCCATTGGCGCAAGGTCCAGCGGGTCGACAACCCGTCCGCGTACGTGCGACGCATCCTGATCAACGAGTCGCGGAACGTCTGGCGCCGGAACCGGAACATCACCGTGCAGCCCGACGCCGACATGACCGACATCGCGGTCGCGGACATGTCCGACGAGGTGGTGAACCGCGCCGAGCTGCTTCAGGCGTTGCAGTCGCTGCCCGTGCGGCAGCGGGCGACCGTCGTCCTGCGGTTTCTCGAGGGGCTCAGCGAGCGGGAGACCGCAGCGGCCCTCGGGTGCAGCGAGGGCACCGTCAAGAGCCAGACGAGCCGGGCGTTGATCAAGCTCAAGTCCGTACTGAACCGAGGAGACATCTGA
- a CDS encoding DNA polymerase III subunit gamma and tau: MALALYRKYRPRTFAEVIGQEHVTEPLSQALRSGRLNHAYLFSGPRGCGKTSSARILARSLNCEQGPTPEPCGVCDSCRALAGDGAGSIDVIEIDAASHGGVDDARELRERAFFAPANSRFKIYVIDEAHMVSSAGFNALLKLVEEPPEYVKFIFATTEPEKVLGTIKSRTHHYPFRLIPPGVLRPYLEQLTEAEGVKVDPAVFPLVVRAGGGSARDSLSVLDQLIAGAGPEGVSYARAVALLGVTDGALIDEMCDALAAGDGAAAYSTVDRVAEAGHDPRRFATDLLERLRDLIVLQQVPDAAAKGLIDGPSDQIERMTAQAQRIGPATLSRCADIVHNGLVEMRGTTAPRLLLELVCARMLLPGVDDSSRGLLQRLERMERRLTLGGDPGPLAAAGSAPVAEAAPVRPAPAAQAAPVGGAAPVGVTAEPAPVSSAPTAAPSRPAVSPAAVMPDPVTPDPPAPGSGTPGVLDAVAVRRQWGEVVGMINRTNKRLAALVRDAVVRDVDNGTLVLTVKSPVLAQMVVSHVEVLSEAIYQEFGERWQIRCEVAGDQRTGAGSAGHRPTPAAPARDNGASARDNASPARENGASVREAAVPARENVARDAGAQDVPARSAAPADSPPWDTASANTGESQPGRGQPAVERTNGGSGRGAGSASAGDVEENGWPEAARPGGAAAASVPAEASGDWPEPARPGGANASARPPAPAARVESAPVAPNGTAGASVPGGPVAGGKPSAGLAAARAAAAGRGPRPQAQVRTADREWAGDPPYDPDYDAPARSGTVGYEGFDPGDEPLDEVVDERTARQTSEQQALQLLQETLGAERIGEIDNTK, encoded by the coding sequence GTGGCACTCGCGCTCTACCGCAAGTACCGGCCGCGCACCTTCGCCGAGGTGATCGGGCAGGAGCATGTCACCGAACCGCTGTCGCAGGCGCTGCGTAGCGGGCGGCTGAACCATGCGTACCTCTTCTCCGGTCCACGTGGCTGCGGCAAGACCTCCAGCGCCCGGATCCTGGCGCGCTCGCTCAACTGTGAGCAGGGACCGACGCCGGAGCCCTGTGGCGTCTGTGACTCGTGTCGCGCCCTGGCCGGGGACGGCGCCGGCTCGATCGACGTGATCGAGATCGACGCGGCCAGCCACGGTGGCGTCGACGACGCGCGGGAGCTGCGGGAGCGGGCCTTCTTCGCGCCGGCCAACAGCCGTTTCAAGATCTACGTCATCGACGAGGCGCACATGGTCTCGTCGGCCGGCTTCAACGCCCTGCTCAAGCTGGTCGAGGAGCCACCGGAGTACGTCAAGTTCATCTTCGCCACGACCGAGCCGGAGAAGGTCCTCGGCACGATCAAGTCGCGTACCCACCATTACCCGTTCCGGCTGATCCCGCCGGGGGTGCTGCGGCCGTACCTGGAGCAGCTCACCGAGGCCGAGGGGGTCAAGGTCGACCCGGCGGTCTTCCCGCTGGTGGTTCGGGCCGGTGGCGGGAGCGCCCGGGACTCGCTCTCGGTGCTGGACCAGCTCATCGCCGGTGCCGGTCCGGAGGGGGTCAGCTACGCCCGCGCGGTGGCCCTGCTCGGGGTGACCGACGGCGCGCTGATCGACGAGATGTGTGACGCGCTCGCCGCCGGGGACGGGGCTGCCGCGTACAGCACCGTCGACCGGGTGGCCGAGGCCGGTCACGATCCCCGACGGTTCGCCACCGACCTGCTGGAACGGCTCCGTGACCTGATCGTCCTGCAACAGGTGCCGGACGCGGCGGCGAAGGGCCTGATCGACGGTCCGTCGGACCAGATCGAGCGGATGACCGCGCAGGCGCAGCGGATCGGCCCGGCGACCCTCTCCCGGTGCGCCGACATCGTGCACAACGGCCTGGTCGAGATGCGTGGCACCACCGCACCCCGGCTGCTGCTGGAGCTGGTCTGTGCCCGGATGCTGCTGCCCGGCGTCGACGACTCCAGCCGTGGCCTGCTGCAACGGCTGGAGCGGATGGAGCGTCGGCTGACGCTCGGCGGGGACCCGGGGCCGTTGGCCGCCGCCGGCTCCGCGCCGGTCGCCGAAGCCGCTCCGGTACGACCGGCGCCTGCCGCCCAGGCCGCGCCGGTTGGCGGGGCCGCTCCGGTTGGCGTGACCGCCGAACCGGCTCCGGTGTCGTCCGCGCCGACGGCGGCACCGTCTCGTCCGGCGGTGTCCCCGGCGGCGGTCATGCCCGATCCGGTCACCCCGGATCCGCCCGCTCCCGGCTCGGGAACCCCGGGGGTCCTGGACGCCGTTGCCGTACGGCGGCAGTGGGGCGAGGTCGTCGGCATGATCAATCGGACCAACAAGCGCCTCGCCGCCCTGGTACGGGACGCAGTGGTACGCGACGTCGACAACGGCACCCTGGTGCTGACGGTCAAGTCGCCGGTGCTCGCCCAGATGGTCGTCAGCCACGTCGAGGTGCTGTCCGAAGCCATCTACCAGGAGTTCGGCGAGCGGTGGCAGATCCGCTGCGAGGTCGCCGGTGACCAGCGGACGGGGGCCGGCTCGGCCGGACACCGCCCGACCCCGGCCGCTCCGGCTCGGGACAACGGCGCTTCGGCCCGCGACAACGCCTCTCCGGCGCGAGAGAACGGCGCTTCGGTCCGGGAGGCCGCCGTGCCGGCTCGGGAGAACGTGGCCCGTGACGCCGGGGCCCAGGACGTACCGGCCCGGTCGGCGGCGCCGGCCGACTCGCCGCCCTGGGACACCGCGTCCGCGAACACCGGGGAGAGTCAGCCGGGTCGGGGGCAGCCAGCGGTCGAGCGTACGAACGGCGGCTCCGGACGGGGTGCCGGTTCGGCGTCGGCGGGTGACGTGGAGGAGAACGGGTGGCCGGAGGCGGCGCGCCCGGGTGGGGCGGCAGCCGCTTCCGTACCGGCCGAGGCGAGTGGCGACTGGCCTGAGCCGGCCCGCCCCGGCGGCGCCAACGCGAGCGCCCGCCCGCCCGCACCGGCTGCCCGGGTGGAGAGCGCTCCGGTCGCCCCGAACGGGACGGCGGGTGCGTCCGTACCCGGTGGTCCGGTGGCTGGTGGAAAGCCGAGCGCCGGCCTCGCGGCGGCGCGTGCGGCGGCGGCCGGCCGTGGTCCCCGTCCCCAGGCCCAGGTGCGTACGGCAGACCGGGAGTGGGCCGGTGATCCGCCGTACGACCCGGACTACGACGCACCGGCCCGGTCGGGGACCGTCGGTTACGAGGGTTTCGACCCGGGGGACGAGCCGCTCGACGAGGTGGTCGACGAGCGGACCGCTCGGCAGACCAGTGAGCAGCAGGCGTTGCAGTTGCTCCAGGAGACGCTGGGTGCGGAGCGGATCGGCGAGATCGACAATACGAAGTAA
- a CDS encoding DUF2752 domain-containing protein: MPERLGLFGVAVAAAAAIWPPLTGATGLAAPCLLRWLTGVPCPGCGLTTASVALVHGDVIGALRANPVIFGLAALAVAVGPMLGLRAVGLLRAPVAWSSRARRATGWGAALLALASWAFQLIRLGVG, encoded by the coding sequence GTGCCAGAGCGACTCGGCCTCTTCGGTGTGGCCGTCGCTGCGGCGGCGGCGATCTGGCCGCCGCTGACCGGTGCCACCGGGCTGGCCGCGCCATGCCTACTGCGCTGGCTCACCGGTGTGCCCTGTCCGGGTTGCGGTCTCACCACGGCCTCGGTCGCCCTGGTCCACGGTGACGTGATCGGTGCACTCCGGGCCAATCCGGTGATCTTCGGTCTCGCCGCGCTGGCGGTGGCCGTGGGTCCGATGCTCGGGCTCAGGGCGGTCGGTCTGCTCCGTGCGCCGGTCGCCTGGTCGTCCCGGGCACGCCGGGCAACGGGTTGGGGGGCGGCTCTGCTCGCCCTGGCGAGCTGGGCTTTCCAGTTGATTCGGCTCGGCGTCGGCTGA
- a CDS encoding RDD family protein, producing MFANWITRVGAYLVDSLIAAPFAILAAVLGGPGTDAETGLPTGPGPLYWVFIVLAIALSGYNRWFQAGKTGQSWGKKALGIRLVDEVSGQPIGAGKAFLRDLAHFIDSIICFIGFLFPLWDSKRQTLADKIVKTVVVKG from the coding sequence ATGTTTGCCAACTGGATCACGCGGGTCGGCGCGTACCTCGTCGACAGCCTGATCGCCGCACCCTTCGCCATCCTCGCTGCCGTGCTCGGCGGCCCGGGCACCGACGCCGAGACCGGACTCCCCACCGGCCCGGGCCCGCTCTACTGGGTCTTCATCGTGCTCGCCATCGCGCTGTCCGGTTACAACCGCTGGTTCCAGGCGGGCAAGACCGGCCAGAGCTGGGGCAAGAAGGCGCTCGGCATCCGCCTCGTCGACGAGGTCTCCGGTCAGCCGATCGGCGCCGGCAAGGCGTTCCTGCGCGACCTCGCGCACTTCATCGACTCCATCATCTGCTTCATCGGTTTCCTCTTCCCGCTCTGGGACAGCAAGCGGCAGACCCTCGCTGACAAGATCGTCAAGACGGTCGTGGTGAAGGGCTGA
- a CDS encoding YbaB/EbfC family nucleoid-associated protein yields the protein MQQMLKQAQKMQQQLAVAQAELAEAVLTGTAGGGLVTVTITGAGEITAVKIDPKAVDPEDVETLEDLVLAAVHNASEAVRKLTEEKMGPVTGGMGGLGLPGF from the coding sequence ATGCAGCAGATGTTGAAGCAGGCGCAGAAGATGCAGCAGCAGCTCGCGGTGGCGCAGGCGGAGCTGGCTGAGGCCGTACTGACCGGCACCGCCGGCGGTGGCCTGGTCACCGTCACGATCACCGGCGCCGGCGAGATCACCGCCGTCAAGATCGACCCCAAGGCGGTCGACCCGGAGGACGTGGAGACGCTGGAAGACCTGGTGCTGGCCGCCGTGCACAACGCCAGCGAGGCGGTTCGCAAGCTGACCGAGGAGAAGATGGGCCCGGTCACCGGCGGCATGGGCGGCCTCGGCCTGCCCGGTTTCTGA
- the recR gene encoding recombination mediator RecR, with protein sequence MYEGAIQDLIDELGRLPGVGPKSAQRIAFHVLSADPADVTRLATALRKVKELVRFCTSCFNVAESEQCRICRDPRRGVEVLCVVEEPKDVVAIERTGEFRGRYHVLGGAINPLEGIGPDNLRIRELMARLAAGEVKELILATDPNTEGEATATYLALLVKPMGIAVTRLASGLPVGGDLEYADEITLGRAFAGRRTV encoded by the coding sequence ATGTACGAAGGTGCGATCCAGGACCTGATCGACGAGTTGGGGCGACTGCCGGGTGTGGGCCCGAAGAGCGCCCAGCGGATCGCGTTCCATGTGCTGTCGGCCGACCCGGCCGACGTCACCCGGCTGGCGACGGCGCTGCGCAAGGTCAAGGAGCTGGTGCGCTTCTGCACCAGTTGCTTCAACGTGGCCGAGTCCGAGCAGTGCCGGATCTGTCGTGACCCGCGCCGCGGCGTCGAGGTGCTCTGCGTGGTCGAGGAGCCGAAGGACGTGGTCGCGATCGAGCGGACCGGGGAGTTCCGGGGCCGCTACCACGTGCTCGGCGGCGCGATCAATCCACTCGAGGGAATCGGCCCGGACAATCTGCGCATCCGCGAGCTGATGGCCCGTCTCGCCGCCGGTGAGGTCAAGGAGCTCATCCTGGCGACCGATCCGAACACCGAGGGTGAGGCCACCGCGACCTACCTGGCCCTGTTGGTCAAGCCGATGGGGATCGCGGTCACCCGGCTCGCCAGTGGCCTGCCGGTCGGCGGCGACCTGGAGTACGCCGACGAGATCACCCTTGGCCGTGCCTTCGCCGGCCGTCGGACCGTCTGA
- a CDS encoding ABC transporter substrate-binding protein: protein MQARGLRSAIAVAAVAVMAAGAAGCAASDRDEGGEGSAAGGTFIFAGAGDPKNFDPIFNDDGESFRPVRQMFETLVTHKPGTAEVVGGLAESWEHDATGKVWTFKLRKNVKFHDGTAFNAAAVCYNFDRWYNMKGAAAQSQMLYYQDVFGGFATNEAETAGKSIYDKCEAKDEGTAVVSLNTYKGAFPGAFALTSLSIASPDALKKFDADKVTQNGDSFEYSAFANTNPVGTGPFTFGGWDKAKNEITLNRYADYWGDKAKVDKVIIKIIKDENTRKQELRAGTVQGIDFPAPSDRKALETEGFQVLNRPAFNILYMGINQKNNPKLADLRVRQALAYALNREQLVQTKAPGGSSVASQFMPDTVLGYAPDAQKYEYSPDKAKQLLKEAGAEGMTLNFYYPPDVSRPYMPSPQEIFTVLANDLQAVGLKVNGVSRPWNGGFKDDVQQFGKHDLHILGWTGDYNDPGNFVGTFFGRPKPEFGDEKMTDMFAAITAADATVDEAGKKAAWEQVNRDIASKWLPAIPVWHAPPAIVVTKDVKGLVASPLTAEEFNTVTVSAS from the coding sequence ATGCAGGCGAGAGGGCTCAGGTCGGCGATCGCCGTCGCGGCCGTTGCCGTGATGGCCGCCGGCGCGGCGGGATGTGCGGCGAGTGACCGGGACGAGGGTGGAGAGGGAAGCGCCGCTGGTGGCACTTTCATCTTCGCTGGTGCCGGTGACCCCAAGAACTTCGACCCGATCTTCAACGATGACGGTGAGTCGTTCCGGCCGGTCCGGCAGATGTTCGAGACGCTGGTGACCCACAAGCCGGGCACGGCGGAGGTCGTCGGTGGCCTGGCGGAGAGCTGGGAGCACGACGCGACCGGCAAGGTGTGGACGTTCAAGCTCCGCAAGAACGTCAAGTTCCACGATGGAACCGCCTTCAACGCTGCCGCGGTCTGCTACAACTTCGACCGCTGGTACAACATGAAGGGCGCCGCGGCGCAGAGCCAGATGCTCTACTACCAGGACGTCTTCGGTGGTTTCGCGACCAACGAGGCGGAGACGGCCGGTAAGTCGATCTACGACAAGTGCGAGGCCAAGGACGAGGGCACCGCCGTCGTCTCGCTGAACACGTACAAGGGTGCGTTCCCGGGTGCCTTCGCGCTCACCTCGCTCTCCATCGCCAGCCCGGACGCGCTGAAGAAGTTCGACGCCGACAAGGTGACGCAGAACGGCGACTCGTTCGAGTACAGCGCGTTCGCCAACACCAACCCGGTCGGCACCGGCCCGTTCACCTTCGGTGGCTGGGACAAGGCCAAGAACGAGATCACCCTGAACCGCTACGCGGACTACTGGGGCGACAAGGCCAAGGTCGACAAGGTGATCATCAAGATCATCAAGGACGAGAACACCCGTAAGCAGGAGCTGCGCGCGGGCACCGTCCAGGGCATCGACTTCCCGGCGCCGTCGGACCGCAAGGCGCTCGAGACCGAGGGCTTCCAGGTCCTCAACCGCCCGGCCTTCAACATCCTCTACATGGGCATCAACCAGAAGAACAACCCGAAGCTCGCGGACCTGCGGGTGCGTCAGGCGCTCGCCTACGCGCTCAACCGTGAGCAGCTGGTCCAGACCAAGGCGCCCGGTGGCTCCAGTGTGGCCAGCCAGTTCATGCCCGACACCGTGCTCGGTTACGCGCCGGACGCGCAGAAGTACGAGTACAGCCCGGACAAGGCGAAGCAGCTCCTCAAGGAGGCTGGCGCCGAGGGCATGACGCTCAACTTCTACTACCCGCCGGACGTCTCCCGGCCGTACATGCCGAGCCCGCAGGAGATTTTCACCGTTCTCGCGAACGACCTCCAGGCCGTCGGCCTCAAGGTCAACGGTGTCTCCCGGCCGTGGAACGGTGGCTTCAAGGACGACGTGCAGCAGTTCGGTAAGCACGACCTGCACATCCTCGGCTGGACCGGCGACTACAACGACCCGGGCAACTTCGTCGGCACGTTCTTCGGGCGGCCCAAGCCGGAGTTCGGCGACGAGAAGATGACCGACATGTTCGCCGCCATCACCGCGGCCGACGCGACCGTCGACGAGGCCGGCAAGAAGGCGGCCTGGGAGCAGGTCAACCGGGACATCGCCAGCAAGTGGCTGCCAGCCATCCCGGTCTGGCACGCGCCGCCGGCGATCGTCGTCACCAAGGACGTCAAGGGCCTGGTCGCCAGCCCCCTGACGGCCGAGGAGTTCAACACGGTGACTGTTTCGGCCAGCTGA
- a CDS encoding ABC transporter permease translates to MLRVIVRRLLQLVVTLIALTALIFVWLRNLPGGPVDALLGDRATPERRELLIKALGYDQPILVQYGKFMQRMLTGDFGNSIRTGDPVLEVLGRAFPATVELALAAMVIAVGLGIPLGYLAARHRGRTLDNLTIGGTLLGISIPIFFLGYLLKDVFTQNIHWFPPSGRVSTGLDNTNVTGFFVLDGLLTREFDATADALWHLILPAVTLATIPLAVIVRITRASVLDVLNEDYVRTAEAKGLRHSTIRARHVLRNGLLPVVTTIGLQTGALLAGAVLTEKVYNWGGLGTLITDSITGSRDYPVLQALILVAALVFIVVNLLVDLSYAVIDPRVRVR, encoded by the coding sequence ATGTTGCGAGTCATAGTCCGCCGCCTGCTACAGCTGGTGGTGACCCTGATCGCGCTGACCGCGCTGATCTTCGTCTGGCTCCGGAACCTGCCCGGTGGCCCGGTTGATGCACTGCTCGGTGATCGGGCGACCCCGGAACGACGGGAACTCCTGATCAAGGCGCTCGGTTACGACCAGCCGATCCTGGTCCAGTACGGCAAGTTCATGCAGAGAATGCTCACCGGCGACTTCGGCAACTCGATCCGTACCGGTGATCCGGTGCTCGAGGTGCTCGGCCGCGCCTTCCCGGCAACGGTCGAGCTGGCCCTCGCCGCGATGGTGATCGCGGTCGGACTGGGCATCCCCCTCGGCTACCTGGCCGCCCGGCACCGTGGCCGTACGCTGGACAACCTGACCATCGGCGGAACCCTGCTCGGCATCTCGATTCCGATCTTCTTCCTGGGTTACCTGCTCAAGGACGTCTTCACCCAGAACATCCACTGGTTCCCGCCGTCCGGCCGGGTCAGCACCGGCCTGGACAACACCAACGTGACCGGGTTCTTCGTGCTCGACGGGCTGCTCACCCGTGAGTTCGACGCCACGGCGGACGCACTCTGGCACCTGATCCTGCCAGCGGTCACCCTGGCCACCATTCCGCTGGCGGTGATCGTACGGATCACCCGGGCCAGCGTGCTGGACGTGCTCAACGAGGACTACGTACGGACCGCCGAGGCCAAGGGGTTGCGGCACAGCACGATCCGGGCCCGGCACGTGCTGCGCAACGGCCTGCTGCCGGTGGTGACCACGATCGGTCTGCAGACCGGCGCGCTGCTGGCCGGCGCGGTACTGACCGAGAAGGTCTACAACTGGGGCGGGCTCGGTACGTTGATCACCGACTCGATCACCGGCAGCCGGGACTATCCGGTGTTACAGGCGTTGATCCTGGTCGCCGCCCTGGTCTTCATCGTGGTCAACCTGCTCGTCGACCTCTCGTACGCGGTCATCGACCCCCGGGTGCGTGTGCGATGA
- a CDS encoding ABC transporter permease translates to MSERSINVLAERKKARLDELAKSTASGDGVSLFRDTMRRLARNPVAITGGVLVALFILVALFAPLIAPHDPAQRFDELLDLIRPGTIPGPQDGFPLGSDPLGRDFASRLIYGARQTLFVGVVATLIGLAFGVLIGAVAGAFGGWVDVVLMRVTDVMLALPGLLLAITLVAVASRSTQWTVIFAVAIVNVPIFARLLRGAMLAQRESDHVLAARALGVRERAIVLRHMLPNSLTAVIAQATLTFAVSILDAAALSFLGLGDQDFNRAEWGMMLGVDGQTYFETRPELAYYPALAIIIVALGFTLLGESIREAIDPKNRR, encoded by the coding sequence ATGAGCGAGCGGAGTATCAACGTACTGGCCGAGCGGAAGAAGGCTCGGCTGGACGAGTTGGCGAAGTCCACCGCGTCCGGCGACGGGGTGAGCCTGTTCCGCGACACCATGCGCCGGCTCGCCCGCAATCCGGTGGCGATCACCGGTGGCGTCCTGGTCGCCCTCTTCATCCTGGTGGCACTCTTCGCGCCGCTGATCGCCCCGCACGATCCGGCGCAGCGGTTCGACGAACTGCTCGACCTGATCAGGCCGGGCACGATCCCGGGACCGCAGGACGGCTTCCCGCTGGGCTCGGACCCGCTCGGGCGTGACTTCGCCTCCCGGCTGATCTACGGCGCCCGGCAGACCCTCTTCGTCGGTGTTGTCGCCACCCTGATCGGTCTCGCCTTCGGCGTGCTGATCGGCGCGGTCGCGGGCGCCTTCGGCGGTTGGGTCGACGTCGTGCTCATGCGGGTGACCGACGTGATGCTGGCCCTGCCCGGTCTGCTGCTCGCCATCACCCTGGTCGCGGTGGCCAGCCGGTCCACCCAGTGGACGGTGATCTTCGCGGTCGCCATCGTGAACGTACCGATCTTCGCGCGGTTGCTGCGTGGCGCGATGCTCGCGCAGCGGGAGAGCGACCACGTACTCGCGGCCCGGGCGCTCGGCGTACGGGAGCGTGCCATCGTGCTGCGGCACATGCTGCCGAACTCGTTGACGGCGGTCATCGCACAGGCCACGCTCACCTTCGCCGTCTCCATTCTGGATGCTGCCGCGCTCTCCTTCCTCGGACTGGGCGACCAGGACTTCAACCGGGCCGAGTGGGGCATGATGCTCGGCGTCGACGGGCAGACGTACTTCGAGACCCGCCCGGAACTGGCCTACTACCCGGCCCTCGCGATCATCATCGTCGCGCTCGGCTTCACCCTGCTCGGTGAGTCGATCCGCGAGGCGATCGACCCGAAGAACCGGCGGTGA
- a CDS encoding ABC transporter ATP-binding protein produces MSLLDVQDLSVVFNRRGERPFTAVDRVSFSVEPGQTVGLVGESGCGKSVTSLAIMGLLPKRGNTVTGQVLFEGTDLRKLRPNDMRDRRGREIGMIFQDPLSSLNPVLPIGLQVAEVLERHQGRDRKRALREARDLLDAVGIPDPDRRLSEYPHQISGGMRQRALIAIALACKPRLLIADEPTTALDVTIQAQILTLLKELVDSSGTALIMITHDLGVVAGLCDTVNVLYGGKVVETADRHELFARPRHPYTHGLLSSVPRLDSPRGERLHAIRGSVSDNIPWTEGCAFAPRCDRVVDACLEGAPPLEPTAAGGRLRCNNPVLEEVAA; encoded by the coding sequence ATGAGCCTGCTCGACGTACAGGATCTGAGTGTGGTCTTCAACCGTCGAGGTGAGCGTCCGTTCACCGCGGTCGACCGGGTCAGCTTCTCGGTGGAACCTGGACAGACCGTTGGCCTGGTCGGTGAGTCCGGCTGTGGCAAGAGTGTGACCAGCCTGGCGATCATGGGGTTGCTGCCGAAGCGCGGCAACACGGTCACCGGTCAGGTGCTCTTCGAGGGCACCGACCTGCGCAAGCTCCGCCCGAACGACATGCGGGACCGGCGCGGCCGGGAGATCGGCATGATCTTCCAGGACCCGCTCTCCTCGCTCAACCCGGTCCTGCCGATCGGCCTCCAGGTCGCCGAGGTGCTGGAACGGCACCAGGGGCGGGACCGCAAGCGGGCGTTGCGTGAGGCACGTGACCTGCTCGACGCGGTCGGCATCCCGGACCCGGACCGACGGCTGAGCGAATATCCGCACCAGATCTCGGGCGGTATGCGCCAGCGGGCGCTGATCGCGATCGCGCTGGCCTGCAAGCCGCGTCTGTTGATCGCCGACGAGCCCACCACGGCGCTCGACGTGACCATCCAGGCGCAGATCCTGACCCTGCTCAAGGAGCTCGTCGACTCCTCCGGCACGGCGCTCATCATGATCACCCATGATCTCGGGGTGGTCGCCGGTCTCTGCGACACCGTCAACGTCCTGTACGGCGGCAAGGTGGTGGAGACCGCCGACCGGCACGAGCTCTTCGCCCGACCGCGTCACCCGTACACCCATGGGCTGCTGAGTTCGGTGCCCCGGCTGGACTCCCCGCGCGGAGAGCGACTGCACGCGATCCGGGGCTCGGTCTCGGACAACATCCCCTGGACGGAGGGGTGTGCCTTCGCGCCGCGTTGCGACCGGGTGGTCGACGCGTGTCTGGAGGGTGCCCCGCCGCTGGAGCCGACTGCGGCCGGTGGGCGGCTGCGTTGCAACAACCCGGTACTCGAGGAGGTGGCGGCGTGA
- a CDS encoding ABC transporter ATP-binding protein, whose protein sequence is MVELRDLKVHFPIKSGVLFDRTVGYVYAVDGVSLSIRAGETYGLVGESGCGKSTLGRGLLRLVEPTDGEIVFDGTDVRSLKGEAMRLARRRMQMIFQDPLSSLDPRQSVQSLLIEGLKAHGLANDRADSLRRLRETLDAVGLPSSALRKYPHEFSGGQRQRIGIARALVLGPDLIVADEPVSALDVSIQAQVINLLEDLQSERGLTYLIIAHDLAVVRHIADTVGVMYLGGLVEEASSDDLYREPLHPYTKALMSAVPVPDPVVEDRRERILLAGDLPSPTNPPSGCRFHTRCPWAQPTRCRDERPALRETVSGHKVACHFAEEIAAGRIRAHEVEPELVRPTDLASPGETGELIPTV, encoded by the coding sequence CTGGTCGAGTTGCGCGACCTGAAGGTGCACTTCCCGATCAAGAGCGGCGTGCTCTTCGACCGCACCGTCGGGTACGTCTACGCGGTCGACGGGGTCTCCCTGTCGATCAGGGCGGGGGAGACGTACGGCCTGGTCGGCGAGTCCGGCTGTGGCAAGTCGACCCTCGGCCGAGGTCTGCTGCGGCTGGTCGAACCGACCGACGGAGAGATTGTCTTCGACGGCACCGACGTTCGCTCGCTCAAGGGCGAGGCGATGCGTCTGGCTCGTCGCCGGATGCAGATGATCTTCCAGGACCCGCTCTCCAGCCTCGACCCGCGCCAGTCGGTGCAGTCGCTGCTGATCGAAGGGCTCAAGGCGCACGGGCTGGCCAACGACAGGGCCGACTCGCTGCGCCGGCTCCGGGAGACCCTGGACGCCGTCGGGTTGCCCTCCTCCGCGCTGAGGAAGTACCCGCACGAGTTCTCCGGCGGTCAGCGCCAGCGCATCGGCATCGCCCGTGCGCTGGTGCTCGGACCGGACCTGATCGTCGCCGACGAGCCGGTCTCCGCGCTCGACGTGTCGATCCAGGCGCAGGTGATCAACCTGCTGGAGGATCTGCAGAGCGAGCGGGGGCTGACGTACCTGATCATCGCGCACGACCTGGCCGTGGTCCGGCACATCGCCGACACAGTGGGCGTGATGTACCTCGGTGGACTGGTGGAGGAGGCGTCCAGCGACGACCTCTACCGGGAGCCGCTGCACCCGTACACCAAGGCACTGATGTCCGCGGTGCCGGTGCCCGACCCGGTGGTGGAGGACCGGCGGGAGCGCATCCTGCTCGCCGGTGACCTGCCCTCGCCGACCAATCCGCCGTCCGGGTGCCGGTTCCACACCCGCTGTCCGTGGGCGCAGCCGACCCGCTGCCGGGACGAGCGGCCGGCGTTGCGGGAGACCGTCAGCGGGCACAAGGTGGCCTGTCACTTCGCCGAGGAGATCGCCGCCGGTCGGATCCGGGCCCACGAGGTGGAGCCGGAGCTGGTTCGTCCGACCGACCTGGCCAGCCCCGGCGAAACCGGCGAACTGATCCCCACCGTCTAG